A genomic window from Rattus norvegicus strain BN/NHsdMcwi chromosome 9, GRCr8, whole genome shotgun sequence includes:
- the LOC120094815 gene encoding zinc finger protein 431-like isoform X5, whose translation MLETYRNLTAIGYNWEDHTIDEHCQSFRRHGRHERCHPGEKPSENTQCGKAFAQQSHLQRHKSTHTGEKLYECKPHDKAFTYDSQLQTLERIHTGEKPYKCNQCGKAFERRCNLGRHKLIHTGRKSYKYNQCGKDFAGLSHLKTHGITHTGGKPYKCDQCGKAFAYHSSLQVHKRIHTGEKPYVCDQCGKAFAQLGHLQVHGITHTGEKPYKCDQCGKAFAHHSYLQVHKRIHTGEKLCECDQCGKAFLSHSYLQVHKRIHTGENLYECDQCGKAFTSHSYLQVHKRIHTGEKLYECDQCGKAFTSHSYLQVHKRIHTGEKPYVCDQCGKAFARLSYLKTHGITHTGEKPYKCDQCGKAFEHRCNLGSHKLIHTGEKPYKCDQCGKAFSSHSYLQVHKRIHTGEKLCECDQCGKAFSSHSYLQVHKRIHTGQNLYECDQCGKAFASHSYLQVHKRIHTGEKLCECDQCGKAFSSHSYLQVHKRIHTGEKLYECDQCGKAFASHSYLQVHKRIHTGENLYECDQCSKAFASHSYLQVHKRIHTGEKPYVCDWCNKAFAYHSYLQVHKRIHTGEKPYVCDQCGKDFVVPSELKRHKRIHTGEKPYKCNECGKAFVGQNDLKKHRRTHTGEKPYKCNECGKAFVFNFNLRAHKVIHTGEKPYKCSECGKAFACNTSLRTHKAIHTGVKPFECKQCGKAFACNTSLQTHRAIHTGVKPFECKQCGKAFVGQNDLKRHERIHTGEKPYECNECGKAFSQSSQLQLHKRTHTY comes from the exons atgctggagacctacaggaacctcactgctatag GTTACAATTGGGAAGACCATACTATTGATGAGCATTGTCAAAGTttcagaagacatggaag GCATGAAAGATGTCATCCTGGAGAGAAACCCTCTGAAAatactcagtgtggtaaagcctttgcacaacagagtcatctccaaagacataaaagcacacatactggagagaaactctatGAATGTAAGCCACATGATAAAGCCTTTACATACGATTCTCAGCTTCAAACtcttgaaagaattcatactggagaaaaaccctacaaatgtaatcaatgtggtaaagcctttgaacGTCGTTGTAATCTTGGAAGGCATAAACTAATACATACTGGAAGAAAATCCTACAAATacaatcaatgtggtaaagactTTGCAGGACTCAGTCATCTCAAAACACATggaataacacatactggagggaaaccttacaaatgtgatcaatgtggtaaagcctttgcatatcatagttctctccaagtacataaaagaatacatactggagagaagccctatgtatgtgaccaatgtggtaaagcctttgcacaactcGGTCATCTCCAAGTTCATggaataacacatactggagagaaaccttacaagtgtgatcaatgtggtaaagcctttgcacatcatagttatctccaagtacataaaagaatacatactggagagaagctctgtgaatgtgatcaatgtggtaaagcctttttatctcatagttatctccaagtacataaaagaatacatactggagagaatctctatgaatgtgatcaatgtggtaaagcctttacatctcatagttatctccaagtacataaaagaatacatactggagagaagctctatgaatgtgatcaatgtggtaaagcctttacatctcatagttatctccaagtacataaaagaatacatactggagagaagccctatgtatgtgatcaatgtggtaaagcctttgctcGACTCAGTTATCTCAAAACGCATggaataacacatactggagagaaaccttacaagtgtgatcaatgtggtaaagcctttgaacATCGTTGTAATCTTGGAAGTCATAAAttaatacatactggagagaaaccttacaaatgtgatcaatgtggtaaagccttttcatctcatagttatctccaagtacataaaagaatacatactggagagaagctctgtgaatgtgatcaatgtggtaaagccttttcatctcatagttatctccaagtacataaaagaatacatactggacaGAATctctatgaatgtgatcaatgtggtaaagcctttgcatctcatagttatctccaagtacataaaagaatacatactggagagaagctctgtgaatgtgatcaatgtggtaaagccttttcatctcatagttatctacaagtacataaaagaatacatactggagagaagctctatgaatgtgatcaatgtggtaaagcctttgcatctcatagttatctccaagtacataaaagaatacatactggagagaatctctatgaatgtgatcagtgtagtaaagcctttgcatctcatagttatctccaagtacataaaagaatacacactggagagaagccctatgtatgtgatTGGTGTaataaagcctttgcatatcatagttatctccaagtacataaaagaatacatactggagagaagccctatgtatgtgatcaatgtggtaaagactTTGTAGTTCCGAGTGAGcttaaaagacataaaagaatacatactggagagaaaccttacaaatgtaatgaatgtggtaaggcctttgtaggtcagaatgatcttaaaaaacatagaagaacacatactggagagaaaccttacaaatgtaatgaatgtggtaaggCCTTTGTATTCAATTTTAATCTCCGAGCACATAAAgtaatacatactggagagaaaccttacaaatgtagtgaatgtggtaaagcctttgcatgtaaCACTAGTCTCCGAACACATAAAGCAATACATACTGGAGTGAAACCTTTCGAATGtaagcaatgtggtaaagcctttgcatgtaaCACTAGTCTCCAAACACATAGAGCAATACATACTGGAGTGAAACCTTTCGAATGtaagcaatgtggtaaagcctttgtaggtcagaatgaccttaaaaggcatgaaagaattcatactggagagaaaccttacgaatgtaatgaatgtggtaaagccttttcacaatcAAGCCAACTCCaactacataaaagaacacatacatactAA